One stretch of Roseiconus lacunae DNA includes these proteins:
- a CDS encoding TonB-dependent receptor yields the protein MKRTSLLALLACQAIPHVAFAGDPLPPYRQPISLTSAIQQDSATLPEIEVRPPATAADASAEAATPTPQSGVPFDAPSGLTSDSTLPNSNFDESFSESFQSLSEQMFGGSMSNPTGLNSIARSESSLFESNRMGSVIDRDELDRRQATTMYRALQNEVGVMLQQTGNGQLSPFIRGLTGQQILILVDGIRMNTSILRPGPNQYAATIDPGSIDHIEIIRGAESALWGSDALGGVINVVTRSADPLRGNHFSPLFTQTYSTAEASSYTRMGFSTWSGATGITGGISYLDVGQLDRGGDLGRQPGTDYNQYAGDIKLQRMLTENHLFTFAMQHFEQYDLARSDRFLPFVLGPTTDGTVPTQRPTYFDPQQRDLIYGRLEGLLPDDALLADSYSVTLSGSRTKEASVVDRYSGNDPNATITRREIGEFDDLGWGTTVSFGKNLNDYGKLTYGMDYYNESIDAERVRIDNPELPGATPSVTDPQYPDDSQADRVGVYTSWYVPLTERLDATTSVRYENLNVSGTPNFDTLGPTYFERSYQDWIASVGLGYHLTDEVKLFGGYYEGFRAPTIDDLTANKTFLQNNQSVPLVGNLNVEAEQSKTYEVGLKFNYDRLRLQVTEFWTDFDSFINREVIGGARFLTNQEAYLNGTELAGEYLLERNLALYGNFYYAYGEVTTTDDFISRVPPTQGVLGLRMTDPCRNAYIDVFTWMVDRADRYAESNLGDARFIAGGTPGYATLNARVGRSFGESNQHHVSLSLENITDKYYRVLGSGVDGPGFNAVFGYQFSM from the coding sequence ATGAAACGGACTTCACTTCTTGCACTATTGGCCTGCCAGGCGATTCCCCACGTTGCCTTTGCGGGTGATCCGCTGCCACCGTATCGCCAACCGATCTCGCTCACCTCAGCAATCCAGCAGGACAGCGCCACCTTGCCCGAAATCGAGGTACGTCCTCCCGCAACAGCAGCTGACGCCAGTGCCGAAGCGGCAACGCCAACGCCGCAAAGCGGTGTTCCGTTCGATGCGCCTTCAGGACTCACATCGGACTCGACGCTCCCCAACAGCAATTTTGACGAGTCCTTTAGCGAGTCATTTCAGTCGCTAAGCGAACAGATGTTCGGTGGTTCGATGAGTAATCCGACCGGCTTGAACAGTATCGCACGGTCGGAATCAAGCTTGTTCGAATCGAATCGAATGGGTTCGGTCATCGATCGAGACGAATTGGACCGTCGCCAAGCGACCACGATGTACCGCGCGTTACAGAACGAAGTCGGTGTGATGCTGCAGCAAACCGGAAACGGCCAGCTATCACCATTCATTCGCGGTTTGACGGGGCAACAGATCTTGATCCTGGTCGATGGCATTCGGATGAATACCAGCATCCTACGGCCGGGCCCGAACCAATACGCCGCGACGATCGACCCGGGTTCGATCGATCACATCGAAATCATCCGTGGAGCCGAATCGGCACTTTGGGGTAGTGATGCGTTGGGTGGCGTGATTAACGTCGTGACTCGATCGGCCGATCCGCTGCGTGGGAACCACTTTAGCCCGCTGTTCACCCAGACCTACAGCACGGCAGAAGCATCGTCGTACACCAGGATGGGCTTTAGCACTTGGTCCGGCGCGACGGGGATCACCGGAGGCATTTCGTACCTCGATGTCGGTCAGCTTGATCGGGGCGGTGACCTCGGACGACAGCCCGGCACCGATTACAACCAGTATGCCGGAGATATCAAACTACAACGGATGCTGACTGAAAATCACTTGTTTACGTTTGCGATGCAGCACTTCGAGCAATACGATCTTGCACGAAGCGACCGCTTTTTACCATTCGTCCTGGGACCGACGACCGACGGCACGGTTCCGACCCAGCGTCCAACCTATTTCGATCCACAGCAACGTGATTTGATCTACGGTCGGTTGGAAGGTTTACTTCCCGATGATGCGTTGCTGGCCGACTCGTATTCGGTCACCTTGTCGGGCTCACGCACCAAAGAAGCCTCGGTCGTCGATCGGTACTCCGGGAATGATCCGAACGCTACGATCACCCGTCGCGAAATCGGCGAGTTCGATGATTTGGGTTGGGGCACGACCGTTTCGTTCGGCAAGAACCTGAACGACTATGGGAAGCTGACCTACGGAATGGACTACTACAACGAATCGATCGATGCCGAACGAGTCCGCATCGACAATCCCGAACTTCCCGGTGCGACACCATCAGTCACCGACCCGCAATACCCGGACGATTCCCAAGCCGATCGCGTCGGTGTCTACACGTCATGGTATGTCCCGCTTACCGAACGACTCGATGCGACGACGTCGGTTCGTTACGAAAACCTCAATGTTTCGGGCACGCCGAATTTTGACACACTCGGACCGACTTACTTTGAACGAAGCTACCAAGATTGGATTGCGAGTGTGGGGCTGGGGTATCACTTGACTGACGAAGTCAAACTATTCGGTGGATACTATGAAGGGTTTCGTGCCCCGACGATCGACGACTTGACCGCGAACAAAACGTTCTTGCAAAACAACCAGTCGGTGCCTTTGGTCGGAAACCTGAACGTGGAAGCAGAGCAAAGCAAGACGTATGAGGTGGGATTGAAATTCAACTATGACCGCTTGCGACTTCAAGTCACCGAGTTCTGGACGGATTTTGATAGTTTCATCAACCGCGAAGTCATCGGAGGCGCCCGCTTTTTGACTAATCAAGAAGCCTACCTCAACGGCACCGAGCTGGCCGGCGAATACCTGCTCGAACGCAATCTCGCACTGTACGGAAATTTTTACTATGCGTACGGCGAGGTAACGACGACCGACGATTTCATTTCACGCGTTCCGCCGACCCAAGGGGTGTTGGGACTCCGAATGACTGATCCGTGCCGCAATGCGTACATCGACGTGTTCACATGGATGGTGGATCGAGCCGATCGATACGCCGAGTCAAATCTTGGTGACGCGCGATTCATTGCCGGGGGTACTCCAGGCTATGCCACTTTGAATGCTCGCGTCGGGCGCAGCTTCGGCGAAAGCAACCAACACCACGTGTCGTTGTCGCTCGAGAATATCACCGACAAATACTATCGTGTCCTCGGAAGCGGCGTCGATGGCCCAGGATTTAACGCCGTGTTTGGCTACCAATTCTCGATGTAG
- a CDS encoding PSD1 and planctomycete cytochrome C domain-containing protein, translated as MQSQSPRFARELVEVADRSATGKPRAINARLIRIMCALFAASCAFPAQLPAEPVDYLKSIKPLLAEKCYSCHGVLKQEASLRLETLVLMLENDVIVPGSSQDSELLNRIVSDDDDLKMPPPDEGAALSQSQIDLVRRWLDEGAEAPEEDPPAAPDEHWAYQTIQSVSVPRSSFANPIDALLDTKQQELRLTTTQPATRPIRLRRLYLDLVGLPPTREQLDDRRQWELIVDELLASPQHGERWARHWMDVWRYSEGYGLGQQLRYSQHHLWHWRDWIVRSLNDDKGYDRMVQEMLAGDELAPNDLDAVTGTGFLARHYYLFNRTTWLDSTIEHTAKAFLGMTMNCAKCHDHKYDPITQVDYYRFRAIFEPHQIRLDPIEGSNSVDKNGLPRAFDDQLDTPTYLHIKGDPKNPDESQGLTAGVPALLADFASEPKAIELPTEAFAPGTREATVRDRTQAAKAAVASAKQKLDAASDEQQASAAAALEVARATLDSLLATVAADRARYIDMCGDETLAKLAFEAKRRQTIVLLAEAKEQVVNNASDDKKRSIAKQLNEDYETKLELLGEFDPAKPPVSYASLKVSKKALQSPAHKYDDYPAVYSSTSSGRRLALAQWITSAENPLTARVAVNHVWLRHFGRPLVESVFDFGLRAPEPVHADVLDYLAMELIRSGWSLKHLHRLIVTSQAYQRSSSPAAVQSVEAQAMPEHIDPTNDYYWRANHRRMESQVVRDSLLHLAGHLQPNLGGPSVDPNGDLHRRSLYLKHSRDEQNKFLSMFDDADILQCYRRQESIVPQQALALSNSKLAIDMSAKVASQLTASLDQISDDEFVRQAFYLLLARYPDENEAVACQEFILAMQRLPALAALNQESQTKRVRSRLIQSLLNHNDFVTIR; from the coding sequence ATGCAAAGCCAATCTCCACGTTTCGCTCGTGAGCTTGTTGAAGTCGCCGATCGCTCTGCCACGGGCAAGCCTCGAGCAATCAACGCACGGCTCATCCGGATCATGTGCGCCCTGTTTGCGGCGTCTTGTGCATTTCCGGCACAGCTACCGGCCGAGCCAGTCGACTATCTCAAGTCGATCAAACCGCTGTTGGCCGAAAAATGCTATTCGTGTCACGGCGTCCTGAAACAAGAAGCGTCGTTGCGACTGGAAACACTCGTGTTGATGCTTGAAAACGATGTGATCGTTCCCGGTTCATCCCAGGACAGCGAGCTGCTCAATCGAATTGTTTCCGATGACGATGACCTGAAGATGCCTCCGCCGGATGAAGGAGCGGCACTTTCGCAATCACAGATTGATCTGGTTCGTCGCTGGCTTGACGAAGGGGCAGAGGCACCGGAGGAAGATCCGCCTGCTGCCCCCGACGAGCATTGGGCTTATCAGACGATTCAGTCCGTTTCGGTTCCCCGGTCGTCCTTTGCCAATCCAATCGATGCGTTATTAGATACCAAACAACAAGAGCTGCGCCTGACAACGACGCAACCCGCGACACGTCCGATTCGATTGCGGCGACTTTACCTTGACTTGGTCGGTCTGCCGCCGACTCGGGAACAGCTTGACGACCGACGGCAATGGGAGCTCATCGTGGATGAACTTCTAGCCAGCCCACAGCATGGAGAACGCTGGGCTCGGCACTGGATGGACGTCTGGCGGTATAGCGAGGGCTATGGATTGGGCCAACAACTACGCTATAGCCAGCATCATCTTTGGCACTGGCGTGACTGGATCGTGCGGTCGCTCAACGACGACAAAGGCTACGATCGGATGGTGCAGGAAATGCTCGCCGGTGACGAATTGGCTCCCAACGATTTAGACGCGGTCACCGGAACCGGTTTCTTGGCTCGGCACTACTACCTGTTCAACCGAACCACTTGGCTCGATAGCACGATCGAGCACACGGCAAAAGCGTTCCTTGGGATGACGATGAACTGTGCCAAGTGTCATGATCATAAATATGATCCGATCACTCAGGTCGATTACTACCGGTTTCGCGCGATTTTCGAGCCTCATCAGATTCGCCTTGATCCCATCGAAGGAAGCAACAGCGTCGATAAAAATGGGTTGCCGAGGGCTTTTGATGATCAACTCGATACTCCGACCTACTTGCACATCAAAGGCGATCCGAAAAATCCAGATGAAAGCCAAGGTTTGACAGCCGGGGTTCCGGCGTTGTTGGCCGATTTTGCGTCTGAACCGAAGGCGATCGAATTGCCGACCGAGGCATTCGCGCCAGGCACTCGCGAAGCGACTGTCCGCGATCGGACGCAAGCGGCGAAGGCGGCTGTCGCGTCGGCGAAACAAAAGTTAGATGCGGCAAGCGATGAACAGCAAGCGTCGGCTGCGGCAGCGTTGGAAGTCGCGCGGGCAACACTGGATTCCTTGCTTGCGACCGTCGCGGCCGATCGTGCTCGATACATCGACATGTGTGGTGACGAAACACTCGCGAAGTTGGCGTTCGAAGCCAAACGCCGGCAAACAATAGTCCTGCTCGCCGAAGCAAAAGAGCAGGTGGTGAACAACGCCTCCGATGACAAAAAGCGGTCGATAGCGAAGCAGCTGAATGAGGATTACGAAACAAAACTCGAGTTGCTAGGCGAATTCGATCCGGCAAAGCCTCCCGTTTCCTATGCGTCACTGAAGGTGTCGAAGAAAGCGCTTCAGTCGCCGGCACACAAGTACGATGATTACCCGGCCGTTTATTCATCGACAAGCTCGGGAAGACGCCTCGCCCTTGCGCAATGGATCACTTCCGCAGAAAATCCTTTAACGGCGAGGGTGGCGGTTAACCACGTTTGGCTTCGACATTTTGGGCGACCGCTTGTCGAATCGGTGTTTGATTTCGGATTGCGTGCGCCCGAACCGGTCCATGCCGACGTGTTGGATTACCTTGCCATGGAACTCATCCGTTCTGGATGGAGCTTGAAACATCTACATCGATTGATTGTGACCAGCCAGGCCTACCAACGTTCGAGTTCTCCTGCCGCGGTGCAGTCGGTGGAAGCCCAGGCGATGCCGGAACACATCGACCCGACGAATGATTATTACTGGCGAGCCAACCATCGGCGGATGGAATCGCAGGTCGTGCGTGACTCGTTACTTCATCTCGCAGGTCATTTGCAACCGAATCTCGGTGGCCCGTCGGTCGATCCAAATGGCGATCTCCATCGCCGTAGTTTGTACTTAAAGCATTCACGGGATGAACAGAATAAATTCTTGTCGATGTTCGACGACGCCGACATTCTGCAGTGCTATCGTCGGCAAGAGAGCATTGTGCCACAGCAGGCGTTGGCCTTGTCCAACAGCAAGTTGGCCATCGATATGTCGGCAAAAGTGGCAAGTCAACTGACCGCAAGTTTGGATCAGATTTCGGACGATGAATTTGTCCGACAAGCGTTTTATCTGCTGCTCGCTCGATACCCCGACGAGAATGAAGCTGTGGCATGCCAGGAATTTATTTTGGCGATGCAACGATTGCCGGCCTTGGCCGCGTTGAACCAAGAATCACAAACCAAACGTGTTCGTTCCAGATTGATTCAGTCGTTACTTAATCACAACGATTTCGTCACGATTCGGTAA
- a CDS encoding DUF1501 domain-containing protein, whose translation MSLFFNRRSLLSGGLGFGSLALSSMLQRDAMAGADSHWTPPDGLPHFAPKAKSVIWLFMRGGVSHMESFDPKPALNQYAGDSIGDTRFKHVQDPEKLKRVRVVVVNDANGQQRNKIYPLQVGYKRRGQSGIEVSDWFPHIGSCIDDIAVIRSMYTTDDNHGAQVQFHSGRHMLDPRVPTIGAWVNFGLGSLNDNLPQFIGMGPRFFDKRDGHYLGPAYDCVNLKVDPANPLDYASPQGDVSGAEQGLSFDLVRKLNRLVAERYPDDQELDARMKSYELAFRMQTAVPDIINFEGETQATKDLYGFDQKETRPFGEQLLAARRFAEQGVRFIQIMHGDGAAGAWDQHSGLKKKHSELAMQVDRPIAGLLKDLKQRGMLDETLVVFATEFGRTPGSQGTDGRDHHPYGFSVWMAGGGIKGGLAHGATDEIGFHAVEHPHFVTDVHATLLHQLGLDSHRMHVPGHQRLERDFGNVIQEIIS comes from the coding sequence ATGTCTTTGTTTTTCAATCGCCGATCGTTACTTTCCGGCGGCTTGGGATTCGGCAGTCTAGCACTGTCGTCGATGTTGCAACGCGATGCGATGGCCGGAGCAGACAGTCATTGGACGCCGCCAGATGGATTGCCGCATTTCGCCCCAAAAGCCAAAAGTGTGATTTGGTTGTTTATGCGTGGTGGTGTCAGTCATATGGAATCGTTTGATCCTAAGCCGGCGCTCAATCAGTACGCCGGTGATTCGATCGGCGATACACGATTCAAGCACGTGCAAGATCCTGAAAAACTGAAACGGGTTCGAGTCGTAGTCGTCAACGACGCCAACGGACAACAACGCAACAAAATCTATCCCCTTCAAGTTGGATACAAAAGGCGAGGGCAATCGGGAATCGAGGTAAGCGATTGGTTTCCACACATTGGTTCGTGTATCGATGACATCGCAGTCATTCGGTCGATGTACACGACTGACGACAATCATGGCGCCCAAGTTCAGTTTCACTCCGGTCGCCACATGCTTGATCCCCGTGTGCCCACCATCGGCGCGTGGGTCAATTTTGGCTTGGGATCCTTGAACGACAATCTGCCGCAATTCATTGGGATGGGGCCTCGTTTTTTTGACAAACGCGACGGGCACTACTTGGGGCCCGCCTACGACTGTGTCAACTTGAAGGTGGATCCGGCGAATCCGCTCGACTACGCATCGCCCCAAGGCGATGTTAGCGGTGCTGAACAGGGATTGAGTTTTGATTTGGTGCGAAAACTGAATCGCCTTGTCGCCGAACGTTATCCGGACGATCAAGAGCTTGACGCACGGATGAAGTCTTATGAGCTTGCCTTTCGAATGCAAACTGCGGTTCCCGACATCATCAATTTTGAGGGCGAAACGCAAGCGACGAAGGATCTCTATGGTTTCGATCAGAAAGAGACGCGACCGTTCGGGGAACAGCTACTTGCCGCCAGACGATTCGCCGAACAAGGCGTTCGTTTCATTCAGATCATGCACGGCGATGGTGCGGCCGGTGCTTGGGATCAGCATTCCGGATTGAAGAAAAAACACTCGGAGCTAGCAATGCAAGTCGACCGTCCGATCGCCGGCTTGTTGAAAGATTTAAAGCAGCGAGGCATGTTGGATGAAACTCTGGTTGTCTTTGCGACCGAATTTGGACGCACACCCGGGTCACAGGGAACCGACGGTCGAGACCACCACCCGTATGGCTTTAGCGTTTGGATGGCAGGCGGCGGAATCAAGGGAGGGCTGGCACACGGTGCGACCGATGAAATTGGTTTCCATGCGGTCGAGCATCCGCATTTTGTGACCGACGTGCACGCAACATTGTTGCACCAATTGGGCCTCGATTCCCACCGAATGCACGTTCCCGGCCATCAACGTCTTGAACGTGACTTTGGGAACGTGATTCAGGAAATCATTTCATAG
- the dnaE gene encoding DNA polymerase III subunit alpha: MSEIVTDLSSTRPFVHLHCHSHYSLLDGASDIKRLVNRAVDHGMNALALTDHGNLHGALEFYRTCKGAGINPIIGYEAYIAPGSRFDKGGASSSKDASYHLTLLAKNRTGFKNLIKLASAASLEGFYFKPRIDKEILETFNEGLICLSGCVSSEFSRAVMKGTDTDDAVKEATGIANWFESVFGDRYFIEVMNNGLDIQRMQLEGAVDIAQRLGLPVVATSDCHYVNQEDAEAQDIMLCINTGRFRTDTSRMKMENDQFFLRSPDQMYEHFPDMEDAVARSQEIADTVDIDLELGKYYFPNFECPEEKKPIDYLRELCIEGLLERYEGDDERIIDGKLSDEVIARLDRELGVIETLNYPTYFLIVWDFVVHAREKGISATARGSGVGALVCYALYLSHVCPLRYDLLFERFLDESRTEPPDIDIDFEKERRVEVIEYVKQRYGADNVCQIGTFGTLAARAAIKDTGRALGIPLARVNQITEMVPDELKITIKKSLEKSADLKQTYDGDPEIRELLDLAMKIEGLARNVGTHAAAVVIADKPLSEYVPLTRVPGKQEVITQWSMNDVEASGLLKMDFLGLRNLTMLSRSVILIKQTTGKTIDPLKFPLDCKETYALLQRGETKGVFQLESGGIRDLLTRMKPDCFHDIIATAALYRPGPLEGGMVDDYVNIKHGRQEAEYKHPVLEEILSETNSVMVYQEQVMRILNRLGGVPLAKAYTCIKAISKKKEALINQNQEVFLKGAVESGLSQKDAEDIWNLIVKFAGYGFNKSHSTAYALVAYQTAYLKTHYPVEFMASLLCSDIDGRNFKRKDALIEHMEDCERMGIDVLPPCVNRSDADFSVADGNIHFALSAIKSCGGSTAIAVEQERKNNGPYKDIFDFCERVDLQACNKSAIETLIKAGAMDCFEAKRSQLFAVIEKAIQAGIAVQADKKSGQASLFGAFEDEEAATVKPTLPEMEEWPDREKLSNEKEVLGYYLESHPLAEFEPRLATFRTHQTDGLAEIQDRGEVILGGMISSIKIAHTKNPKPGQPSKYANFDLEDMQGAIRCILWPRNFADHGEKVQPDAVVLAKGKIDRRGGGDEANLVIDELIPIDDLDNRYTHGMRIRLDEEKHEIQTLKLLREILRGYPGNQELLFSMRLAEGETVHLKSGMKVHVTPEMRTRVDDLLGQGCYRLMMSKPR, encoded by the coding sequence ATGTCGGAAATCGTCACCGATCTCAGCAGCACTCGCCCGTTCGTTCACCTTCACTGTCACAGTCACTACAGCCTGTTGGACGGTGCCAGCGACATTAAAAGGCTAGTCAATCGGGCGGTGGATCATGGCATGAATGCGCTCGCGCTGACCGATCACGGGAACTTGCACGGCGCGCTCGAGTTTTATCGGACGTGCAAGGGGGCAGGGATCAACCCGATCATCGGGTATGAAGCTTACATCGCCCCGGGGAGTCGATTCGACAAGGGGGGCGCCAGTAGCAGCAAGGACGCGAGTTATCACTTGACGTTGTTGGCCAAAAACCGAACCGGTTTCAAGAACCTGATCAAGCTAGCCAGTGCCGCCTCACTGGAAGGCTTTTATTTTAAGCCACGGATCGACAAAGAGATTCTCGAGACGTTCAACGAAGGCTTGATTTGCTTGTCGGGATGTGTCAGTAGCGAATTTAGCCGTGCGGTGATGAAAGGCACCGATACCGACGACGCGGTCAAAGAGGCAACCGGGATCGCAAATTGGTTTGAAAGTGTCTTCGGTGATCGATACTTCATCGAAGTGATGAACAACGGTCTGGACATCCAGCGGATGCAGCTCGAAGGTGCCGTCGACATCGCACAGCGTCTCGGATTGCCCGTCGTTGCGACAAGCGACTGTCACTACGTCAATCAAGAGGACGCCGAAGCACAGGACATCATGCTGTGCATCAATACGGGGCGTTTTCGAACGGACACGTCGCGCATGAAGATGGAGAACGATCAGTTCTTCCTTCGCAGCCCCGATCAAATGTACGAGCATTTTCCGGACATGGAAGATGCCGTCGCTCGAAGTCAAGAGATCGCCGACACGGTTGATATCGATTTGGAATTGGGCAAGTACTACTTCCCGAACTTCGAGTGCCCCGAGGAGAAGAAGCCGATCGATTACCTTCGCGAGTTGTGTATCGAAGGCTTGCTGGAGCGCTACGAAGGTGACGACGAACGGATCATTGACGGCAAGCTGTCCGACGAAGTGATCGCACGTTTGGATCGTGAATTGGGCGTGATCGAAACCCTGAATTATCCGACGTACTTCTTGATCGTGTGGGACTTTGTGGTCCACGCGCGAGAGAAAGGTATCTCCGCCACCGCGCGGGGAAGTGGTGTCGGGGCGTTGGTGTGCTACGCCCTTTACCTATCGCACGTCTGTCCGTTGCGTTACGACTTGCTGTTCGAGCGGTTCCTGGATGAAAGTCGAACCGAGCCACCAGATATCGATATCGACTTTGAAAAAGAACGTCGTGTCGAGGTAATCGAATACGTCAAGCAGCGCTACGGTGCCGACAACGTTTGCCAAATTGGGACCTTTGGAACGCTCGCGGCGCGGGCGGCGATCAAAGACACCGGACGGGCACTGGGGATCCCGCTCGCACGGGTGAACCAGATCACCGAGATGGTGCCCGACGAACTAAAGATCACGATCAAGAAATCGCTCGAGAAAAGCGCCGACTTAAAACAGACCTACGACGGCGATCCGGAAATTCGCGAGCTCCTTGACTTGGCGATGAAGATCGAAGGGCTGGCGCGAAACGTCGGAACCCACGCCGCGGCGGTCGTGATTGCCGACAAGCCGCTTTCCGAATACGTGCCACTGACACGTGTACCCGGAAAGCAGGAGGTCATCACCCAGTGGTCGATGAACGACGTCGAAGCCAGCGGTCTGCTCAAGATGGACTTTCTGGGCCTCCGTAACCTGACGATGCTCAGTCGGTCGGTGATCTTAATCAAGCAGACTACCGGAAAGACGATCGACCCGCTGAAGTTTCCCCTCGACTGCAAAGAAACGTATGCGCTGTTGCAACGCGGCGAGACGAAGGGGGTGTTCCAGCTTGAATCCGGCGGGATTCGCGATCTGTTGACGCGGATGAAGCCTGACTGTTTCCACGACATTATCGCGACCGCCGCGTTGTATCGCCCCGGTCCGCTCGAAGGCGGCATGGTCGACGACTACGTCAACATTAAGCACGGTCGCCAAGAAGCCGAGTACAAACACCCGGTCCTCGAAGAGATCCTGTCGGAAACCAACAGCGTGATGGTTTACCAGGAACAGGTGATGCGGATTCTGAACCGCTTGGGCGGTGTTCCGCTGGCAAAAGCGTACACATGTATTAAGGCGATTAGTAAAAAGAAAGAGGCCCTGATCAATCAGAACCAGGAAGTCTTTCTCAAGGGGGCGGTCGAAAGTGGGCTGAGCCAAAAAGACGCCGAAGACATTTGGAATCTTATCGTCAAATTTGCCGGCTACGGTTTCAATAAATCACACAGTACCGCGTACGCGCTGGTCGCGTATCAGACGGCGTATCTGAAAACGCATTACCCGGTCGAGTTCATGGCGTCGCTGTTGTGCAGCGATATCGACGGGCGAAACTTTAAACGCAAGGATGCGTTGATCGAGCATATGGAAGATTGCGAGCGGATGGGCATCGATGTCTTGCCGCCGTGCGTCAATCGATCTGATGCGGACTTTAGCGTCGCCGACGGAAATATTCACTTCGCGCTCTCGGCCATCAAATCGTGCGGCGGTTCGACAGCGATCGCGGTCGAACAGGAACGCAAGAACAACGGCCCCTACAAAGATATCTTTGATTTTTGCGAACGTGTCGACTTGCAAGCCTGTAATAAATCGGCGATCGAAACATTGATCAAGGCCGGTGCGATGGATTGCTTCGAAGCGAAACGCAGCCAACTATTCGCCGTGATTGAAAAAGCGATTCAAGCTGGCATCGCCGTCCAAGCGGATAAGAAAAGTGGCCAGGCGAGTCTGTTTGGTGCCTTCGAAGACGAGGAGGCTGCTACGGTCAAGCCGACTCTGCCGGAGATGGAAGAGTGGCCGGATCGCGAAAAGCTGAGCAACGAAAAAGAAGTGCTCGGGTATTACCTCGAATCGCACCCGCTGGCCGAATTTGAACCTCGGCTGGCGACGTTCCGGACACACCAAACCGATGGCCTAGCCGAAATCCAAGATCGCGGGGAAGTCATTCTGGGTGGGATGATCAGCTCGATCAAAATCGCTCACACCAAGAACCCTAAACCGGGGCAACCTTCAAAATACGCGAACTTTGACCTCGAAGACATGCAAGGCGCGATCCGATGCATCCTCTGGCCGCGTAACTTTGCCGACCATGGTGAAAAGGTTCAGCCCGATGCCGTCGTCCTAGCCAAAGGAAAGATCGATCGTCGTGGTGGAGGTGATGAGGCCAACTTGGTGATCGACGAACTGATTCCGATCGATGACCTCGACAATCGCTACACCCACGGAATGCGGATACGGTTGGACGAGGAAAAGCACGAGATTCAAACGTTGAAACTGCTGCGTGAGATTTTGCGTGGCTATCCCGGAAACCAAGAGTTGCTGTTTAGCATGAGGTTGGCCGAAGGCGAGACGGTGCACTTAAAGTCGGGCATGAAAGTCCATGTGACTCCGGAAATGCGAACCCGAGTTGATGATTTGCTAGGCCAAGGTTGTTATCGATTGATGATGAGTAAGCCGCGATAG